TATACTGTAATTGTTGCAGCAAACGCTTCTGATCCGGCTCCGATGCAGGTTTATGCACCAATGGCTGGAGCAGCGATCGGGGAATTCTTCCGTGATACGGGTAGACCGGCTTTGATTGTTTATGATGACTTGTCTAAACAGGCTGTTGCTTACCGTGAGCTTTCTCTACTATTGAGAAGACCACCGGGTCGTGAAGCTTATCCAGGTGACGTTTTCTACCTTCACTCCAGATTATTGGAAAGAGCGGCGAAAGTAATCAACGATGATACGATTGCAGCACAAATGAACGATTTACCGGATTCATTAAAACCAATTGTTAAAGGTGGTGGTTCATTAACAGCACTTCCGATTATTGAAACTCAAGCGGGAGACGTTTCTGCTTATATTCCGACGAACGTAATTTCAATTACCGACGGTCAGATTTTCTTGGAAACTGATTTGTTTAACTCCGGAGTTCGTCCGGCAATTAACGTAGGTATTTCGGTATCTCGTGTTGGTGGTAATGCTCAGATTAAATCAATGAAAAAAGTTTCTGGAACATTGAAGCTTGACCAAGCACAATATAAAGAACTGGAAGCTTTTGCTAAATTTGGTTCAGACTTAGATGCTTCTACACAGGCGGTAATTTCTAAAGGAGAGAGAAACGTGGAAGTTTTGAAACAACCCGTAAACTCACCACTTCCTGTAGATAGCCAGGTTGCAATGATTTATGCAGGTACTGAAAACTTAATGCGTAATATTCCTATTGAGAAAGTAAGAGAGTTCCAAACTGAATATATTGCGTTCTTAAGATCTAAACATCCTGAGACCATGGCAGCAATTAAAATGGGAAAAATTGATGATTCAATTACTTCTGTTCTTAAGCAGGCTGCTACAGAACTTGCTTCTAAATACAACTAAAAAATATTCAATTTTCAGTATTCAGAATTTTTAATTTTGAATACTGAATTTTAAACTTTACAGTCAAAGAATGGCAAATTTAAAGGAAATACGGGGGAGAATTACTTCGATCTCATCTACAATGCAGATTACGAGTGCGATGAAAATGGTTTCGGCAGCGAAACTGAAGAAAGCAACCGATGCAATTGGGATGTTGAGACCTTACTCGGAAAAATTGCAGGAGATTATCGAAAATGTAAGTGCTTCAACTGATCTGGAAGGTGTGTCTACGTACACCGAAGAAAGAGAAGTAAACAAAGTACTTTACATTGTGGTAACTTCTAACAAAGGTTTGGCCGGCGCATTTAACTCTGCTGTAATCAAAGAACTTAACAAGTCAATTGCCAATACACCTCATGAGATAGAAATTCTGTCCGTAGGTAAAAAAGTATATGATGCAGTAAGAAAGAGCAAGAAAATTTATGATAATCAAAGTGGTATTTTTGATGGAATGAGCTTTGAGGTTGTTGCGAATTTTGTAGAAAACGTCATGAGAGATTACCGCGAAGGTCGTTTTGATAAAGTGTATGTGATTTACAATAAATTCATCAACGCTGCAACTCAGGAAGTACAGACCGAGCAGGTTCTGCCGATTTCTTTACCTCAAAATGTAGAGGCTTCAAACACCGATTATCTTTTTGAGCCTAATGCAAAAGAAATTTTAGACGTTTTAATGCCTAAATCAATTAAAACGCAGGTTTACAAAGCAATCTTAGATTCAGTGGCTTCTGAACATGGCGCTCGAATGACTGCAATGCACAAAGCAACCGATAATGCGGAAGCTCTTAGAAACGAGTTGAAAATTTTCTACAACAAAGCGCGTCAAGCTGCGATTACCAACGAGATTTTAGAAATCGTAGGTGGAGCAGAAGCTTTGAAGAATTCTTAGAAAGAGTATATTTTATAAAATTATAGACTGTGATATTTTTCACAGTCTTTTTTTTATGCGAAATCGAATTGCCAAGTTCTACTGATCATTAATCACAAACCACGCATAGGTTTATGTACTGATTATTAATATTTTAAGTAAGAAAATAGGTTGTTTCTTATAAATAAATTTTTTACTTTAAGCATTTTACTAAAAAAGAGAATCTAACCTTTAAGATAGCGTCTTTAGATTAGCTGCTTTTGTTTTTCCCCAGTTTACAGATATCGTAATTACTTCTATATTAATTATTTTATTTGTGTATCTTTGTGGCAATATTTTTAAATTTCTAAATGGACTCGGACATAGTCAAGCTCTTGTTAGCTGTATTCTTAGTAGTATTGAATGGTTTTTTCGTAGCCGCTGAATTCTCTATCGTTAAAGTTCGTTACTCTCAAATTCAATTGAAGGCCGCAGAGGGAGATTCGATGGCCAAACAGGCGGAACACATCATTAAGCATTTAGATGAATATCTTTCTGCAACCCAGCTCGGTATCACCTTGGCTTCCCTGGCTTTAGGTTGGGTCGGTGAAAGTGCAATGCATCACGTCATCGAAAATATGTTTCATTATTTCAATGTTGCTGTTGCAGATGCCACCATTACTACGATTTCCCTTGTATTAAGTTTCCTGATAATTACCGTAATGCATATTGTGTTTGGTGAATTAATTCCGAAATCTATTGCGATCAGAAAATCAGAATCTACAGCCATGTTTATCGCAATGCCTTTGCGTGTATTCTATACTGTTTTCAAGCCATTTATCTGGACCATGAACCACATGTCTAATGCATTTTTGCGTTTAATAAAAATTCATCCAGCTTCCGATCAGGAAATTCACTCTACCGAAGAATTGCAGTTATTGGTAAAACAGTCTGCCGATTCCGGAGCGATTGAAGAAGAAAACTACGAGATCATTAAAAATGCTTTTGATTTTACGGACCACTCTGCGAAGCAGATCATGATTCCGAGACAGAATATCTCGTCGATCGATATTGAAGAACCCATTGAAAATATTATTAATATCATTATGGAAAGCGGTTATTCCCGACTTCCCGTTTATAAAGATTCTATTGATAATATTATTGGAATATTTTATGCGAAAGAAATCATTCGCGAATATGTAAAAAGAAAGGGAGAAATTACCCATGAAGATTTAAACGATCTTATGCGGGAAGCATTTTTCGTGGTGGGAAGTAAGAAGATCTCTGACCTTTTAAAAGTTTTCCAGCAGAAAAAGCAGCATTTGGCAGTTGTTATTGATGAATTCGGTGGCACTGAAGGAATTGTAACCTTAGAAGATATTTTAGAAGAGTTGGTAGGTGAGATTCAGGATGAGGAAGATGAAGAAGAGAAAATCGTTGACAAAGTGGGCGAGAATGTTTTCTGGGTAAAAGCTACGCAACCTTTAGATGAGATCAATGAGAAGCTACCAAAAATTTTCCCACTTTCAGAAGATGGAGAATACAATACATTAGCAGGTTTTATTTTGCATGAACTCGAAGATATTCCGGGAGAAAATCAGGAATTCGTTATCAATGATTATCAGATTAAAATTCTGAAAATGCAGAATAAAAGTGTTGATCTTGTAGAACTTGTTTATGAAGAACCCAATATTATTTCGGAATTAGCCAACGAAATTGGAGAAATTTAATTTAAAGAATACTAATTTTTAAAATTAAAGACATGAGCATACATTATAATATTCCGGCAAACATTAAAGATTACGAAAAGCCGCAGCGGGAATACGAAGAAGACGTCGGACTGCTTGAGCAGGAAGATGAAGTATATAAAATCGTGTTGTGGAATGATGACGTAAATACCTTTGATTACGTTATAGAAGCCTTGATAGAAATTTGCGGGCATACCTTAGAACAGGCAGAACAATGTACGATGCTCGTTCACTACAAAGGCAAATGTACCGTAAAAACCGGGAGTTTAGAAAAGCTAAAACCCATGCACGAAAAATTACTTTCCCGAAGTTTAACTTCAGAAATTGTTTAAACCAAAGTTTCGTATTTCGAAACTTTTATTTTATAAAATAATATGAGTCCAGTTTTATTGATCATCATTGCAGCCACGGCAATCATCAGTTATATCGCTTTTAGCAATCACGCGCTTTTCGAAAAATACAAGTTCAATGTCGGTGCAATCTTGCGCAATAAAGAATATGTGCGGTTAATTTCTGCCGGTTTTTTACATGCAGATTTAATGCATTTGTTGTTCAACATGATGACGTTGTATTTCTTTGGACCCATTGTCATCGATGCTTTTGGTGCGTTCGGATTTCTTTTGGTGTATTTCGGATCTATTCTATTAGGAAACGTATTTTCCCTCTACCTCTATAAAAATCAATCCTGGTATTCTGCAATCGGAGCGAGTGGTGGAGTTTCGGGGATTTTATTTGCATCCATCGCGATGATTCCTGATTTGCCCATTTACTTTTTCTTTATTCCAATTGCCATTCCGGGGTACCTTTTCGGTTTCGCCTATTTTGGGTATTCCGTTTATATGATGCTCAATCCGCGACAAAACGATAATATCGGACATGCCGCGCATTTGGGCGGCGCATTTTTCGGCTTGGTTTACGCGGTTGCCCTTCAACCTGAACGAGCAGTGCAGAATGCTTTATACTTGGGAATTATGGCACTTCCGCTTATGTATATGGCGTATATGGTTTTCGTGAAAAAGCGAGTTGGTTAAAATTGTTAGGAGCAACAAAATTTACGCTTCTTAGAAATTCCGGTCCCGCTTTCCACTCTATCTTTTTTTCGTCGTTCCTCCTCAAAAAAGGATGCCGTTCCAATCGGGGCTAGAAGTTCACGCAGTTTTTCTTTTCGCGACAAATTTTTGCGGGTATTCCTTAAATAAGATGGCTACAATTTCATACAGTTTCTATTTTCATGGCAGAATTTTAACGAGGTATTTTAGTTAAAAATTCTTATAATTTCATTAGCAAAAGGATTACCCCGGTCTTAATAGATCCAGTTCAAAATAGTTTTTAGACAAGACCTTTAGAGAACTACTTCTTTTTGTAACAGTAATTGTTTCAAGATATATTGACTAATTCCGGTTTTGTAATTACATTTTAGATTCAATAAATCAGCGCAATAAAAATGAATAAATGCAACAATTCAACTTTTCGGCGCTCGCTTCGCTCGCGCCCACCTTCAACCTTCACCCTTTACCTTTCAACAATAAACTCTCCTCACTTTCTTCCCCAAACAATCCTCTCATTCCCAGACAAATCTCTCATCAATTCTGCTTCCGACAAAACATTAGTAAAAAGTTCCAAAGTTTCTTTTCCCAATTTCTGATTAATTTCCAGAAAAACCAATCCATTTTCATTCAAATGACTTTTGCAATCTTCTGCAATCTTTTCATAGAAGATCAAAGCATTTGAAGTTGGAGAAAACAATGCCATTTTAGGCTCAAACTCTTTTACCGAATCTGCAATCTCACCTTCTTCCTCGATTCCAATATAAGGCGGATTAGAAATGATAACATCATAAACCCCAGTCAAGTTTGCCTTCAAATAATCCTGGTGGATAAAATTAATTTCAACCTGCTGAAAATCTGCATTTCGCTGCGCAGTTTTCAAAGCGTTTTCAGAGAAGTCAATCGCCGAAACTTCCGCGTCCGGAAAACGTTTCTTTAACACAATCGGAATAATTGCAGAACCCGTTCCAATATCTAAAATTTTTAAATCCTTGTTATGGGAACCTGATTTGTTAATTTTATCAATCGCCAACTCCAACAATTCCTCCGTTTCAGGTCTTGGAATCAAAACATGTTCATCCACAAAAAACTTTAAACCATAAAATTCCGTTTCCCCTAAAATCTGTTGATAAGGTTTCCCGGTTGTAAGTTCAGATAAAAAAGAATTTAATTTTTCTTCTATATTTTCTGTCACATCTTCATCGCGGGCATTTCGAATTTCTATCGAATTCCATCCTGTTAAATGCTGAACAAAAACATCAAATAGCCGGGAAGACTCCGAATCATCATAAATGGAAAGAAGCTGTTTTTTAAAGTGAATTTTATATTGGGAATAGGTCATTTTATTGTTCAGTATTTTTCAGAATTTTAAATATAATTCCTTTTTTTGGAAAGGAGTGGAGATGCATTAAAAAATAATTGTAGAAAGCCCTTATAAAAAGCAAATTGTCTCGTTTCTAAGGCCAAATTTAAATAAATTCACTAATTTTGAAAAAATTGAAAAATAAAAATGAAAAAATATTTTCTGATGACTTTTTCTGCAGTAGTTCTAGTTTCCTGCGGTTCTTCAAAAAAAGTAGTGGTCAAGCGTGCAACTCCAACCAAAACTGTTGCTAAAACTGCTGACTTAAAAACGTTAGAATCAAATTATTCCGGTAAAAACTCCAATTTAGTCTCAGAATTACTACGCGACGCTAAGAAATATTTAGGTGCTCCTTATAAATACGCTGGAAATACGGCCTCCGGTTTTGATTGTTCTGGATTAGTAGCAAAAGTATTTGACGAAAATGAGTTGCAGCTTCCACGCAGATCCGAAGATCAAGCGAATAAAGGAGTTCCGATAAAAATAAAAGAAGCAAAACCGGGCGATCTTGTCTTTTTTGCAACATCAGGTGGTTCAAAAGTAACACATGTCGGAATTATTCACGATATCGGGCGTGACGGCGAAGTAAAATTTATTCATTCATCTACTTCAAAAGGCGTAATTATCTCTTCACTTAATGAAAAGTATTGGAACAAAGCATATCTTTTCGCCCGAAGAGTTTTGTAAATTTGTACGCTTTAAAATTTTAAAAATAAACTGATTATATGTTACAGCAAACCATAGAAAATATTTGGGACAACAGAGAATTGTTACAGAACGAAGACAGTAAAAAAGCCATTCGTGAAGTGATCCGACAATTAGATTTAGGAGAACTGCGTGTAGCCGAACCTACTGACGATGGCTGGAAAGTAAACGAATGGGTGAAAAAAGCCGTCGTGATGTATTTTCCAATCCAGAAAATGGAAACGATTGAAGTAGGTCCGTTCGAGTTTCATGACAAAATGCCTTTGAAAAGAAATTATGCTGAAAAAGGGGTGAGAGTCGTACCTCATGCGGTTGCAAGAGAAGGAGCTTACATCGCCTCCGGCGTGATTTTGATGCCTTCTTATGTAAATATTGGGGCGTACGTAGATTCTGGAACCATGGTTGATACCTGGGCAACTGTTGGAAGCTGTGCACAGATCGGGAAAGATGTTCACTTGAGTGGTGGAGTAGGAATTGGCGGCGTTCTAGAACCTTTACAGGCCGCTCCGGTCATTATTGAAGATAACGTTTTCGTGGGTTCCAGATGTATCGTTGTAGAAGGAGTTCATGTAGAAAGAGAAGCTGTGTTGGGAGCAAATGTGGTCTTAACTGCCTCTACAAAAATCATTGATGTTACGGGTGAAAATCCGGTTGAAATTAAAGGAAGAGTTCCGGCGCGTTCGGTGGTCATTCCCGGAAGTTATACCAAGAAGTTTCCAGCTGGAGAATATCAGGTACCTTGTGCTTTGATCATTGGGCAAAGAAAAGAATCTACGGATAAAAAAACTTCTCTTAACGACGCTTTGAGAGAAAATAATGTTTCCGTTTAATTCTGATCGCTATGGCAATTCCTAAGTATATTTTTCAAACTTTTAAGACCAAAAAATTGCCAGTGATCACCCGATGGCATATTTGGAACATGAAAAGACAAAACCCTGAATATGAATATTTTTTGTATGATGATGAGGATATTCAGGAGTTTTTTAAAAAGGAATTTCCTCAAGACTATTTAAAAGCTTACAATGAACTGACGATTGGTGCAGCAAAGGCAGATTTTTTCCGTTACGCGATTCTTTATAAGAAAGGCGGCGTCTATCTCGATATCGACAGTGGAATGTCAAAACCTTTAAAATATCTCATTCAGCATGATGATGTTGCACTGATCAGCAAGGAAAGACACGTTGGATTATTTTGCCAGTGGGCCTTAATTTTCGACAAAGGCCATCCTTTTTTGAAAAGAACGTTAGAAGATGTTTTAGAGAATATTCAGACGCACCGTTTTCCTCACGATGTGCATCAAACTACCGGTCCTACTGCATTCTCCAACGCGATCAGAGCTTGTATTGCTGAAGATCCTTCTATTCCTTACCGTATTTTTGATGGAATTGAATACCGCGGTTATTTGAAATTCAAGTATAAATTGGGTAAGTTTTTTCTATACAGTAAGAAATCAGACCATTGGAAACGCAAACAACTGACTCAGGATATCATTAAACCTGCGGAATAATGAAAATTGCTTTTGATGGGAAACGGTTTTTCAATAACAGTTCGGGTTTAGGAAACTATTCACGCGACTTAGTCAGGATTTTAGCGACTTATTTTTCGGAAAACAAATATGTACTTTTTAATGAAAATCAATCAGTAAAAGGTAAAGATATTCTGAATTTACCGAATGTTTCTTTTGTGGAAACTTCCAAAGGAAATTTTTCCCGACAATTGAAAATGGGTAAAGATGCACAGCAGATCAATGCAGATATTTTCCATGGACTTTCCGGTGAATTGCCTTTAAAATGGACAGATAAACCCATTAAAAAGATCGTTACCATTCATGATTTGATCTTCTTAAGATTTCCCCAATACTATTCTTTTTTTGACCGTAAAATCCATTTCTGGAAATTTAAAAAAGCCACAGAACAAGCCGATTTAATTATCGCCATTTCAGAACAGACCAAGCGGGATATTATTCAGTTTTTAAAAGTTCCGGAAGAAAAAATTAGGGTTGTTTATCAAGGCTGTCATCATGCTTTTAAAGTAAATCAAAGCGCAGACTTTTTAAATTCCATTAAAGAAAAATACAATCTTCCGAAAAGATTTATTTTGAATGTCGGAACAATTGAAGAGCGAAAAAACCTTTTACATATTGTTAAAGCCATTCATGGAACGGAAATCCCTTTAGTGGTCATCGGTAAGAAAACAAAATACTTTAATAAAGTTCAAAAGTTTGTAAAGAAAAATAAATTAGAAGATCAGGTTCAGTTTCTTGAAAATGTTTCAATGGAAGAATTGGCCACCATTTATAAACTGGCAGATATTTTCGTTTACCCAAGTTTTTTCGAAGGTTTTGGTATTCCTGTTATTGAATCTCTTTTTTCCGGAACGCCAGTAATTACAAGTAACATAAGTTGTCTGCCGGAAGCAGGTGGCGAGAATTCAGTTTACATAAATCCACACAATTTCGAAGACATTAAAGCCAAGATTTTATTTCTCTGGAATAACGAATCTGAAAGAAATCGAAGAACAGGAAAAAGTTTAGAATTCGTTCAGAAATTTAATGATGAAGAAATTGCTAAAAATTTACACGCTGTTTATCAGGAAGTTATAATTGAATAGAAATTAATTCTTGCAGGTTAAAATGTTTATCAGTTATATTTGCACAGTTAAAACAACATGAAAAATACAATCACTTTATTCCATCATCATCATCTCATCTAAAGACGAGTTGATATATTTATGGCATTAAGTGAATAAAATAAAATTAAACCGTCTGAGCAAAGACGGTTTTTTTTGTATCCAAAAATAAAGCATTTGTTCAGACCCAATCTCAAAATTGAACATGAACAAATTAAAAATTGCCCTCCAAAAAAGCGGACGCTTAAGCGAAAAATCCTTAGAACTTTTACAGGAATGTGGAATTAAAATTCCGGATTTTAAAAGTAAACTGAAAAATTCAGCCACTAATTTTCCTTTAGAAATACTGTTCCTTCGGGATGATGATATTCCCAAATATGTAGAACAAGGTATTGTCGATATTGGGATTATCGGAGAAAACGAAGTTCTGGAACAGAACAAAAATGTTGACTTAGTAAGAAAGCTGGGTTTTGCGAATTGTCGTTTATCACTTGCAATTCCGAAAGATGTAGAATATACCGATTTAAGTTTTTTCAATCAGAAAAAAATTGCAACATCTTATCCTTCAATTGTTAAAAACTATTTCGATAAAAAAAATATCAATGCCGAAATTGTGGAGATTTCTGGAAGTGTGGAAATCGCGCCAAGTATTGGTTTAGCAGATACCATTGCTGATTTGGTAAGTTCCGGAAGCACTTTATTACACAATGGTTTGAAAGAAGTGGAGCAGGTCTTAAAAAGTGAAGCCGTTCTAATTTCCAGCCGAAATCTTCCTGAGGATATTTCAATCATTCTGGAATCATTTCTTTTCCGAATTCAGGCAGTCATTAATTCCCGTGAGAACAAATACATTTTGTTAAACGCTCCAAACGATTCAATCGAAAAAATAATTGAAATTTTGCCAGGCATGAAATCTCCAACGGTTTTACCTTTAGCTGAAACTGGATGGAGTAGTATTCACTCTGTTGTTCGTGAAAATGAATTCTGGAAAATTATCGATGAGTTGAAAAAGTTTGGTGCAGAAGGTATCTTGGTGATTCCAATCGAAAAAATGGTTTTGTAATTTAATTGATCATGAAAAATATAATTAAATATCCGACGCAAAATACTTGGGAAACTTTGCTACAAAGACCATTGCTGGAAAAAAAGGATTTGAGAAATACCGTTCAGGAAATTTTCTTGAAGGTTAAAAATGAAAGAGATTCTGCCTTAAAAGAATTCTCGGAAAAATTTGATCAGGTTAATATTGAAAACTTATTGGTTTCTGAAGAAGAAATAGAATTTGCGATTAATGAAGTTTCAGAAGAATTAAAAACCGCAATCAATCAGGCTAAAGAAAACATCTATAAATTTCACGTTGCTCAAAAAGCAAATACCGAAGAAATTGAAACCACCGAAGGAGTTATTTGTTGGCGCGAATCGCGAGCGATTGAAAAAGTTGGATTATATATTCCAGGCGGAACCGCGTCGCTTTTTTCCACTGTTTTAATGTTGGCTATTCCGGCTCAAATTGCAGGTTGTAAAGAAGTGATTCTTTGCACGCCACCAAAAAAAGATGGTTCGATTAATCCCGCAATTTTATACACCGCGAAATTGTGTGGAATTACAAAAATTTTTAAAGTTGGCGGTGCGCAAGCCATTGCAGCTTTAACTTTTGGAACAGAAAGTATTCCCAAAGTTGACAAGATTTTCGGTCCCGGAAATCAATATGTGACGCAAGCGAAACAATTGGCGATGGAATTTAATGTCGCCATCGATTTACCAGCGGGTCCAAGCGAAGTTTTAGTGATGGCCGATCAATCCGCAAATCCTGAATTTTGTGCCGCAGATTTATTGTCTCAAGCAGAACACGGAACGGATTCTCAAGTTATTTTTATTTCGACAGATGAAATCATTTTTAATGAAACTTTAGACGAAATTGAAAAACAATTAGACGAACTTCCAAGAAATGAAATCGCAAAATTAGCCTTAGATAACAGCCGGTTTATTTTATTGAATTCAATTGATGAAGCCCTTGAAATGAGTAATTTCTATGCACCGGAACATTTAATTTTAGCGGTCGAAAATTCAAAAAGTTATATATCAAAAATTACAAACGCAGGTTCTATTTTTCTCGGAAATTACACACCGGAATCAGCGGGAGATTATGCAAGTGGAACCAATCACACTTTACCAACCAACGGTTTTGCGAGAAATTATAGTGGTGTTTCACTCGACAGTTTTGTTAAGAAAATAACCATTCAGGAAATTACAAAAATCGGACTGAAGAATATTGGAAAAACTATAGAGGTCATGGCAGCTGCAGAAGGTTTGGATGCTCACAAAAATGCTGTTTCACTTCGCTTAAAATCTTTAGAAAATGGAATTTAATTTAAATAAAATGATTCGTCCGCATTTAGTTGGAGTGAAATCATACCAAACTTTACGTGATTCCTATATTAATAAACAAGCGGTTTATTTGGATGCGAATGAAAATCCTTTCGGTGAATTTAACCGTTATCCGGATGGTGATCCAATTAAGTTAAAAAAGAAACTGGCCGAAATTAATCTAGCAAAAACTGAGAATTTATTTTTAGGAAACGGCAGCGATGAGTTGATCGATTTAACGATGCGCATTTTCTGCGAACCGACGAAAGATTCGATTATGATTATGAATCCGAGTTTTGTGATGTACGAAATTTATGCAAAAATGAATAATCTTCAGGTTGAAAAACTGCAATTGAATTCAGATTTTGAATTAGAGAAAGGTAAGTTTTTAAATACAATTTCTACAAGTCAGGCTAAAGTTTTATTTCTCTGTTCACCTAATAATCCAACCGGAAATTCAATTTCTGATCTAGAATTTTATATTCAAAATTTTAAGGGAATTGTAGTCGTTGATGAGGCGTATATTGAGTTTTCTCCAGCAGATTCTGCGGTCAAATTATTATATAAATATCCAAACTTAATTGTTTTAAAAACTTTATCAAAAGCTTTTGGAATGGCAGGTTTACGAATTGGAGTTGGTTTTGCCTCAGCAGAAATTGCGAGTTTGTTCATACAACTTAAACCTCCTTACAATATTAGTTCAGAAAGTCAAAAATTGGCTTTGGAGCAATTGAATCAAGTGCAAGAAATCGAAAATAACATCGGTTTCATTCTGGAAGAAAAGGAAAAATTAAAAAAAGGTTTAGATCAAATTAATGAGGTCGTAAAAATATATTCGTCCGATGCTAATTTTTTTCTCATTGAATTTAAAGATGCACAATTGATCTATCAGAAATTATTAGACAAAAATATTTTGACAAGTTTAAGACATCCCAATTTAAAAAACTGCCTTCGAATAAGTGTCGGAGCTGCTCAAGAAAATTCAGAACTATTAAAAGTATTATCAGAAATAGACGAATTATGAAAAAAGTATTATTCATCGACCGCGACGGAACTATAATTATTGAAACGCCGACAGATTTACAAGTAGATTCTTTAGAAAAATTAGAATTTTATCCAAAAGTGATTCAGAATTTAGCCAAGATTGTGAAAGAACTGGATTACGAATTGGTTATGGTTACGAATCAGGATGGTTTGGGTACGGATTCTTTTCCGCATGAAGATTTCAAAATTCCACAGGAAAAAATGTTGAAGACTTTGGCCAATGAAAATATTGTTTTTTCAGATATTTTAATTGATAATAGTTTTAAATCTGAAAATTCGCCCAACAGAAAACCTCGAACTGGATTGCTTCAAAAATACATCTATGGAAACTATGATCTGAAAAATTCCTTCGTCATTGGAGATCGGAAAACAGATGTAGAACTGGCGAAAAATTTAGGAACACAATCTATTTTCATTTCTAAAGAAAATTTTGAAGATGCGTTTTTAACTACTGATAATTGGGATGAAATTTATCAATATTTAAAGCAGATTCCAAGGAAAGCAAAGGTCAATCGAAAAACAAAAGAAACAGAGATTTCAATTGAACTGAATCTCGACGGAAGCGGAAAATCTAATATCAACACCGGTTTGGCTTTCTTTGATCACATGCTCGAACAGATTTCAAAACACGGAAATTTTGATTTAAAAGTTTTGGTAAATGGCGATCTTCAGGTTGATGAACATCACACGATTGAAGATACGGCTTTGGTTTTCGGAACTTGTTTTGAGCAAGCGTTAGGTTCAAAAAAAGGAATTGAGCGTTATGCTTTTGCTTTACCAATGGACGATTGTTTGGCGCAAGTCGCGCTCGATTTTGGTGGACGTAATTGGTTGGTTTGGAACGTTGATTTTAAAAGAGAAAAAATCGGTGATGTTCCGACTGAATTGTTTTATCATTTCTTTAAATCATTCACAGATACTGGAAAATGTAATCTCAATATTCAATGTGAAGGCGAAAATGAACACCATAAAATTGAATCGATCTTTAAAGCTTTTGCGAAAGTTTTACGAGATGCGGTGAAGCGAGATGACAATAATTTTTCAATTCCAAGTACAAAAGGAGTATTATGATAGCGATTATCGATTACGTTGCCGGAAATGTAAAATCCGTTGAAAATGCTGTGAGAAAATTGGGTTACGAAACCTTAATAAC
This DNA window, taken from Kaistella carnis, encodes the following:
- the hisB gene encoding bifunctional histidinol-phosphatase/imidazoleglycerol-phosphate dehydratase HisB, with translation MKKVLFIDRDGTIIIETPTDLQVDSLEKLEFYPKVIQNLAKIVKELDYELVMVTNQDGLGTDSFPHEDFKIPQEKMLKTLANENIVFSDILIDNSFKSENSPNRKPRTGLLQKYIYGNYDLKNSFVIGDRKTDVELAKNLGTQSIFISKENFEDAFLTTDNWDEIYQYLKQIPRKAKVNRKTKETEISIELNLDGSGKSNINTGLAFFDHMLEQISKHGNFDLKVLVNGDLQVDEHHTIEDTALVFGTCFEQALGSKKGIERYAFALPMDDCLAQVALDFGGRNWLVWNVDFKREKIGDVPTELFYHFFKSFTDTGKCNLNIQCEGENEHHKIESIFKAFAKVLRDAVKRDDNNFSIPSTKGVL
- the hisC gene encoding histidinol-phosphate transaminase, with protein sequence MEFNLNKMIRPHLVGVKSYQTLRDSYINKQAVYLDANENPFGEFNRYPDGDPIKLKKKLAEINLAKTENLFLGNGSDELIDLTMRIFCEPTKDSIMIMNPSFVMYEIYAKMNNLQVEKLQLNSDFELEKGKFLNTISTSQAKVLFLCSPNNPTGNSISDLEFYIQNFKGIVVVDEAYIEFSPADSAVKLLYKYPNLIVLKTLSKAFGMAGLRIGVGFASAEIASLFIQLKPPYNISSESQKLALEQLNQVQEIENNIGFILEEKEKLKKGLDQINEVVKIYSSDANFFLIEFKDAQLIYQKLLDKNILTSLRHPNLKNCLRISVGAAQENSELLKVLSEIDEL